Proteins co-encoded in one Arachis stenosperma cultivar V10309 chromosome 7, arast.V10309.gnm1.PFL2, whole genome shotgun sequence genomic window:
- the LOC130941338 gene encoding uncharacterized protein LOC130941338, which yields MDFELRRAREKLEKEQKERKERARLKLLREKKAKEEAQKQREAIEAAQRSRRIDAAEAQLKADQQMQESLIAGRGIVFYRLLEAMPCQGNGDKIKLPPSCFTELSDQGALDKGPMYFQLSLVHSEDSSSIEDINKEKQGTTHSGVLEFTAEEGSVGLPPHVWSNLFSEGMVKSPLVEVRYVWLPKGTYAKLQPERVGFSDLPNHKAILETSLRQHATLSQGDILTVNYGELVYKLRVLELKPSKSVSVLETDIEVDIVDPFTTSDNIDQHVLLPLAIGSSQSGTVDEGKFVYYKFSIDNGTWEKISSGNSSVEIKLESEIDGGDTDLFISRHPLIFPTRHQHEWSSHDIGSKTLILTSKDKKLGAGSYSIGIYGFKGMTKYNISVTIQDDFNQKVGQQASSSSMSSAGTDTEQCRNCKHYIPSRTIALHEAYCSRHNVVCQHAGCGVVLRMEESKNHIHCDRCGQAFQQVELEKHMKVFHEPLHCPCGIILEKQQMVEHQASVCPLRLISCRFCGDMVQAGSSAIDARDRLRGLSEHESVCGSRTAPCDSCGRAVMLKDMDIHQIAVHQKG from the exons ATGGATTTTGAGCTGCGAAGAGCCAGAGAGAAGCTCGAGAAAGAGCAGAAGGAGAGGAAAGAGAGAGCCAGGTTGAAGCTTCTCAGGGAAAAGAAAGccaaagaagaagcacagaagcaGAGGGAAGCCATCGAAGCCGCTCAGCGATCTCGTCGTATCGATGCAGCTGAAGCTCAACTCAAG GCTGATCAACAGATGCAAGAAAGCCTTATTGCTGGGAGGGGAATTGTGTTTTACCGTTTGCTGGAAGCTATGCCTTGCCAAGGTAATGGAGATAAGATAAAACTGCCTCCGTCTTGCTTCACAGAATTGTCTGATCAGGGTGCTCTGGACAAGGGGCCCATGTACTTCCAGTTGTCATTAGTTCACAGTGAAGACTCTTCAAGCATTGAAGATATCAATAAAGAGAAGCAAGGGACAACCCATTCCGGAGTTTTGGAGTTCACTGCAGAAGAAGGTTCAGTGGGTCTTCCTCCTCATGTATGGAGTAATTTGTTTTCTGAAGGCATGGTAAAATCTCCATTAGTTGAAGTTCGCTATGTTTGGCTTCCGAAAGGGACTTATGCAAAACTTCAACCTGAAAGAGTTGGATTTTCAGATTTGCCAAATCATAAGGCTATCCTTGAAACGAGTCTTCGGCAGCATGCAACTCTTTCCCAAGGCGACATTTTAACCGTTAACTATGGAGAACTTGTATACAAATTAAGGGTGCTTGAGTTGAAACCTTCCAAAAGTGTATCTGTTTTAGAAACAGATATTGAAGTTGACATAGTTGATCCTTTTACAACCTCAGACAACATAGATCAGCATGTTCTGCTGCCACTTGCGATTGGGTCATCACAAAGTGGAACTGTAGATGAAGGAAAGTTTGTCTATTACAAATTCTCAATCGACAATGGCACCTGGGAGAAAATCTCTAGTGGGAATTCTAGTGTAGAGATAAAATTGGAATCAGAAATAGATGGAGGAGATACTGATCTATTCATTTCTAGACATCCTCTCATATTCCCTACACGGCATCAACATGAGTGGTCTTCCCATGATATTGGTTCCAAAACTTTGATTCTTACTTctaaagataaaaagttagGAGCAGGGAGTTACAGCATCGGTATTTATGGCTTTAAGGGGATGACTAAGTATAATATATCAGTCACAATTCAGGACGACTTCAATCAAAAAGTGGGTCAGCAAGCATCATCATCTTCCATGTCATCTGCTGGGACGGATACCGAACAATGTAGGAATTGCAAACATTACATACCTTCTAGAACTATCGCGCTGCATGAAGCATACTGTAGCAGGCACAATGTTGTCTGTCAGCATGCAGGCTGTGGAGTTGTTCTTAGAATGGAAGAGTCCAAGAACCATATTCACTGTGATAGGTGTGGTCAAGCTTTCCAGCAGGTAGAATTGGAAAAACACATGAAAGTTTTTCATGAGCCACTTCACTGCCCTTGTGGAATAATCCTTGAGAAACAGCAAATG GTTGAGCACCAAGCTTCAGTTTGCCCATTGCGGTTAATTTCATGTCGGTTTTGTGGTGATATGGTACAAGCTGGAAGTTCTGCCATTGATGCGCGTGATAGATTAAGAGGATTGTCTGAGCATGAGAGTGTTTGTGGGTCGAGGACAGCCCCTTGTGATTCGTGTGGGCGTGCAGTGATGCTGAAGGACATGGACATACACCAGATTGCTGTTCATCAAAAAGGCTAA